The Chelmon rostratus isolate fCheRos1 chromosome 9, fCheRos1.pri, whole genome shotgun sequence sequence AGTCAAACTCAAAGTATGCGACACCTTACAGATACACGTGAAATGGTCCCATGATGTGAAATGATGTGAATTTTCCTGTTAAAGTGTAAGGAGGCTGGGAGTCCAGTCTTGGGAGTCCTCTTCACTATCTGGCATCTTTCAAGCCGATAAAACACAATCGGTCCCTGCAGCCTTGCCTGATTCTCCAATTCTCTTGTATCGCTTCATTCAGTTGTGAGCAAATGAGCGGTAACTTAGTAACAGAACAGATCTCTGTAGTGTCATTTCTCacggcagagagagagtgtccTTATTCTTGGAGCAGACTGATGGCAGTATGGTGAACCGAGGCCCTTATGTTTCCTCATAAGGCTGAAGTTAGCACATGTCTGACTGACAACTTCCCCTCTGTCGTCCTCTCTCATCTCCACGCACGCAgattaaaaagcagcagcaggacgtgATGGGCTTCCTGGCGGCCAATAAGATCGAATTCGAGGAGTGTGACATCGCGGCCAACGAGGCCAACAGGAAGTGGATGAGAGAGAACGTTCCGGAGGAGTCCAGGCCGGCCACGGGGAACCCTCTCCCGCCACAGATATTTAACGAAAGCAAATACTGCGGGGTGaggcacgcatgcacacagacgCTCTGAGCCATGTGATTGTTCAGGTacagcactgctgtgtttggtCCCATAGCTGCAGCTTAAGTGCACACAAGTCATGCACGGTGGGTTTTTAGTCTGTGGTTAAAGCTGCACGAACAACAGATCAGACTACGCTTAATGTGAAAGGCATcatattttcagcaaaaaactctgaaactctgaTAAATTTACGTACAGACGTAGCTAACACGAAgatggtggagcatttagcagccaaagagccagatgtgtgtccttcaggaggtggtggagacatAAATGGAGCCAAAAGCAGAGTGAACATTGAATTCACAAAGCAGAGTGCTAATTGttgtatttagttactttcaAAATGTGATACATTACATATAACTAGTTACTTTAATTTACAAATAATCTTACTTCACGGGattgctgtctgtgtggagtaATGTGTTACTGATTACACTActtttgcattactttcaccaaaataactgcagaagTACAACAAGCGTTATGGTTAAGTTATGGTCTGTAACAATAATCCTGTCTACTTTAGCCTCAGAATaacctggtctctatggcaaTGTCAGATCATCTTCTGATTGCTTTTGACAATAATTTTACTGACAAGCTATATTAGAAGCGTTTTTTTCCTACTTGCACATGTCACACTGCTCTCAGGTGTTGTGTCGAAGTCTGTTTCCCATTGGTCCGTGTTTCCCCTTTAGCCTGCACCCAAGCTTAACCCCAACCAGGCGGTGGGAGGCACTATAGGAAACACACTCCTACCAGGAGGAGAACATTGTTCTACAGGAGAACAGATTTCAAGCACACAGCACCAGCTCTGTGCAGGCTCgcacctcagctgtgtctcacagTTGTAACCGCAACCTGAAGTGTGCAGGGAAAAGTGAGGTTTCTGCACAATAAAAAGGCACTGAAGCATAGAATAGAAATATGGAAgtatatttatctacattttgcaacctAGGAGCAGAATTGTGTCTGCTTTATATTTCCAGTAGTATttaattaaattgaaatataagtgattttgaatttttctgCCATACCTTCATCCTGGCAGCATTTAGAGGAACAGCTCAACATTTGGGAACGGAGACTAAGCTGAGAATTAAATGGGAAAATCGATACCACCTTTGTACCTATTCATTAAACATCAAACTGGGGCCagaagctggttagcttagcttagcttagcataaagactggaaacagagggaaacggttagcctggctctgtccaaaggtgacaaaatccaaCTACAGCTCACACTGCATCCTGCTTGTTTCGCctgaacaaaaaccaaagtcCACAGGAGGCACACAATGCCTGGTAACACTGCAACTCTCCAGTTTTCACGTTAATTAAGCAGGCATGATATAaagtgttaatcagtgagcttcagaggtgctggtaggcttTTTTGATCAGAAGCAGGAAAGCTGTCCCCCCCTGCTTCCAATCTTTATGCTTAACTTTGTATTTAACTTAGCTTAAGTTAACCGTCACCTTGTTCTGGCTTaatatttaacagacaaaataaGACTGGTATTAaacttcttatctaactctAGACAGAAAGTCAGTGCAATCCTGCAGTCGTTTTTTGGGGGCAGCTATTCAAAGATGTAATTGAGGGGTGGGgttgcagtattttttaaatcctgTATTGCAGCCCTGCTCAGATATACTCTGCCATGTACCCCAGCCTTCCGCCCGGTGTTAGCAGATGCTAATTTACTCCCATTAGAAAGACCTTTAGCCTGGGTGCACTGAGGTGTCATGCTGAGCAGCTAATGGACGGCTGGAAGTGAAGTTGCACACGCAGGATGGGCTGTATTGAATGTCACGGACAAAGAGAGCAGCATTTCCCAGGATacttgcagctgtttgtgtgtgcaccggtatgtgtgtgtgggagagaaatgagggaaaacaaaggaaTGAGAAGGAGTGAGGGAACCAGAATAGGGGAGACTGCAGTAAATGGACGACTGTGTTAGCTTGTTTACTCAGGGTTACATTCCCAAAGACAATACCCTCCTATCAGATTGACTGCCGAGGCCTGTCCCTGGACAAATAACAAAACCCTCTCACAAAGAGGTCTCCGTGTGGTATTGCCGCCCAGGTTGTCGCCCCCAGGCGAGTTCAGATTTAGGCGAGCTCGTCCTCTGATCGATCTGCATCTGaacttctctctgtgtcccccTCTTTCTCAGAACTACGAGGCCTTCTTCGATGCCAGAGAGGACAACGCTGTTTATGCATTTCTGGGTCTGACTGCTCCCCCAGGCTCCAAGGTAGGCTtgtgaacacaaacacgcaccGATTGCTGTCCTGTCTTTGAACTGCAGTCCAACAGCGTAACCGTTTTCCCTGTAACGCCGTCTTATGTGcctaaatatatatttatccTCACAGTGTGATTTccatacagaaaacacacatattacatAATACATCTGTTCATGATATCCTCACACCCAAACAGgcctcttctccttttcctctccctccgACACGCTGGTGCCTCCTCTCTGCCACAACAGGAACTGCAGGGAGGTGTGCcagttaccatggaaacagaggGGTTTTCCTGTGTGCTGTGGCAGAGGATATATAAACCAATATCCTCCATTTTAATAtaacacactctccctctcctgctctcccctttctgtctccctccaggAGGCCGAGGCTCTAGCGAAGAATGCACAGCAGTAGCAGCTTTACATCGTTTCTACCTGAGACCTCAGGCCTAGTCCTAAACCCAGACCTGGACCCAGACTGACCTGGAACTGATCCAGGAAAAAACGAAGCAACATTTCACTCAgcttaaaaatatgtttttcagtgtgtgtgtgtgtttttttaattattaatctgTGTTCAGCTGTGCCTTGTCAGCTGCAGTGAAGGGAGGTACTAAAGCAAAGCATTATGGGTATCTACAAACAGCTCTGCTTCCTCCCGTTAACCTCAGCCTGCTAAGCCTGTTGCCCTAATGACGTGTCAATCAAACCATAAGCATGAACGTGTAGCATCCAGTCTGAGAACACATCATCAGAcacaacaaaatgcacacactctGTAAATTGCAACACAGATTCATCATTAGGTCATCCACGTTCACATCAGACGATGAAACATCGTGACTTATCTGTTGAATCGTGGAAACACCGAGTCGAATGTTGTGCTCCTGCCAATCATGTCATCGCCAAACCCGCAGCACCTGCTGGAAAAGTCCCATTCTCAATGTTTTTACTTCCTTTATATTATCTTAATGCTGTTTTAATAGCAAACTTTTTTCTACGAGAtgatatttctttaaaaatgataataCATGCCAAAATTACAAATCTGCAAACATAGAAGGATGTGAaattgagggttttttttattattattcgttgtttttgtttgcagagGAGTCGgacagctgttttgtttggcTGTGAGCATCCTGTTCCACATTGTGTTGGTATCCCTGTCTTGCATAAATTGATATCTTCcctaaaataaagtaaaagacTGCAAACAAAACTACAAGCCTGACTCTCAGTGGTCCTTGGTGGTTTTAATAATGACACAATCAAGCTCATTTGAAATAAGCACTGCCTTCTTATAACATGCTGTAATTTTTCTGCACAATAAATGACTTCAGGTTTATAGAATATGACTAATCTTCCGTTGACATGGCTCGACTGCGCGTGCTTTGGGTGATATCATCGGttttgaaacacaaacattgtGAAAGAGACAGTAGGTAGTTTTGAAGAAGTTATCCCTCCCTCTTGAATTACTGGTATTTCTGATCTGAAACACTGTGCAGCTATTTCCCAGAAATGTACACACATAAAATAATGTATGATCCCTGCAGCAGTCCCACAGAGGATTAGTTTTTGTGCACCTGACTATTCAAACTCCTCCTACTCCTTCAGTATCAACACTATGGCATTGCGTCGTCTATGTTGAGCAAGATTATTAAAGTTGAAGACGGTTATTCTCACATAATACTGACAGAGGAAGACCTGTAGTTTGTGATGAAATTAATAGGAGCTGTGAATCCAGTGTGTGTGGGCACTCCTGGTTTTGTGattatattgatttttttcattccaGCACCTCCTTGGATATGCACACGGCTACTGCACCTGAAGATTAGCGGCTGATTTTTCCTGATGACCCTGTATAAAAAGCAGTGTATGGTTGGGGccttttgtcatgtttcagatgtctgagTTGGCAGCATTTGCACCAGAGACTGATTTCCTGTCTAAACGTgtcagatggtttcatttcattgaCTCTTTTAGGCCCAAATGAATCAATTCAATAGTTCACAAAAAAAGCAAGCGTGTGCTTTTTTGTGTAGCAgaactttttgtgtgtttgttccctGCCCCAGATCACAACGGTACATAAAGTAGCAACTGAATAATGTGATATATCAATGTATCACtcacaggggccatttttctgcaggaggagtacttttgcttttgatatttacAGCAGGATTTTAGTATTTACAAGTATTGTTGGAGTGTTGTATTTGTGCTTTCAATT is a genomic window containing:
- the sh3bgrl gene encoding SH3 domain-binding glutamic acid-rich-like protein translates to MVIKVYIASSSGSTSIKKQQQDVMGFLAANKIEFEECDIAANEANRKWMRENVPEESRPATGNPLPPQIFNESKYCGNYEAFFDAREDNAVYAFLGLTAPPGSKEAEALAKNAQQ